A DNA window from Porphyromonas gingivalis ATCC 33277 contains the following coding sequences:
- a CDS encoding bifunctional 3,4-dihydroxy-2-butanone-4-phosphate synthase/GTP cyclohydrolase II: protein MEEIKLNTIEEALEDFKEGKFLIVVDDEDRENEGDFIIAAEKITPDKVNFMMHHGRGVLCAPISEERAHELELEMQVPDNTSVHETPFTVTVDRLGNGCTTGVSMYDRAQTILALADPNTRPSDLGRPGHICPLRARSRGVLRRAGHTEAAVDLARLCGMQPAAALIEIINEDGTMARLPQLWEVSKRFGLKIIAIKDLIAYRLKQESIVEKGVEVDMPTEYGHFRLIPFRQKSNGLEHIALFKGTWDENEPILVRMHSSCATGDIFGSMRCDCGGQLLQAMEKIEKEGKGAIIYLNQEGRGIGLMEKMKAYKLQEQGMDTIDANLCLGHKADERDYGIGAQILRLLGIKKMRLMTNNPVKRIGLEAFGLEIVENIPLETAPNRYNEFYLRTKKERMGHELHNIK, encoded by the coding sequence ATGGAAGAAATCAAGCTGAATACTATTGAAGAAGCCCTGGAAGACTTCAAGGAAGGTAAGTTCCTGATCGTCGTGGATGATGAAGATCGTGAAAATGAAGGCGACTTTATCATCGCAGCGGAGAAGATAACGCCGGATAAAGTGAACTTCATGATGCACCACGGCCGCGGCGTCCTCTGCGCTCCCATATCCGAAGAGCGTGCTCACGAGCTGGAGCTGGAGATGCAAGTGCCGGACAATACCTCGGTACACGAGACTCCCTTTACCGTTACGGTAGACCGCCTCGGCAATGGCTGTACCACGGGTGTTTCCATGTACGACCGTGCACAGACGATTTTGGCTCTGGCCGATCCCAACACACGTCCGTCGGATTTGGGACGTCCGGGGCATATCTGCCCACTCCGTGCGCGCAGCCGTGGTGTTCTGCGTCGGGCAGGACACACGGAAGCGGCTGTGGATTTGGCACGTCTATGCGGCATGCAACCGGCTGCAGCCCTCATAGAGATTATCAATGAGGACGGTACCATGGCACGTTTGCCACAGCTATGGGAGGTCTCCAAGCGTTTTGGACTGAAGATCATTGCCATCAAAGATCTGATAGCCTACCGCCTCAAACAAGAATCCATCGTAGAAAAGGGTGTAGAAGTGGATATGCCTACCGAATACGGACACTTCCGACTCATACCTTTCCGTCAAAAATCCAATGGACTGGAGCACATAGCTTTGTTCAAGGGGACGTGGGACGAAAATGAACCGATACTCGTTCGTATGCACTCATCTTGTGCCACTGGCGACATATTCGGCTCTATGCGTTGTGACTGTGGCGGCCAATTACTGCAAGCAATGGAGAAGATCGAGAAAGAAGGCAAGGGAGCTATCATCTATCTGAATCAGGAAGGCCGCGGTATCGGCCTGATGGAAAAGATGAAGGCTTATAAGCTACAGGAACAGGGTATGGATACGATAGACGCCAACCTCTGCCTCGGACACAAAGCCGATGAACGTGATTATGGCATAGGTGCCCAAATTCTGCGTCTTTTGGGCATCAAGAAAATGCGCTTGATGACAAACAACCCGGTCAAACGTATCGGACTGGAAGCTTTCGGCTTGGAGATCGTAGAAAATATCCCCCTGGAAACTGCCCCAAATCGCTACAACGAGTTCTATCTGCGCACCAAGAAAGAACGTATGGGGCACGAGCTGCACAACATCAAATAA
- a CDS encoding IS5 family transposase, whose protein sequence is MAYQFKNTDEHVTFADALLSKRYRKAQNDFLNQVDRLIDWRPIRTLINKKNTKRQNAIGAPAYDVILLFKMLLLETWYNLSDCALEERINDSITFSRFLGLKMEEVSPDHSTISRFRSALTELGLMDKLLAQFNKQLSRHHISVREGVLVDASLVETPHKPNGSITIEVADDREDNRSEEEKEAEEDYQKQVVRQRKGTDEEARWVYKQKRYHYGYKKHCLTNVQGIVQKVITTAANRSDTKEFIPLLQGANIPQGTAVLADKGYACGENRSYLQTHHLQDGIMHKAQRNRALTEEEKQRNKAIGPIRSTIERTFGSIRRWFHGGRCRYRGLAKTHTQNVLESIAFNLYRTPGIIMSSSVG, encoded by the coding sequence ATGGCATACCAATTCAAGAATACCGATGAGCATGTAACATTTGCAGACGCACTCCTTTCAAAGCGTTATCGCAAAGCACAAAACGACTTCCTCAATCAGGTTGACAGGCTTATCGATTGGCGTCCGATCAGGACGCTGATCAACAAGAAAAACACGAAGCGACAAAATGCCATCGGTGCCCCGGCTTATGACGTGATTCTCTTATTCAAGATGTTGCTTTTGGAGACATGGTACAACCTCAGTGATTGTGCTTTGGAGGAGCGCATCAATGATTCAATCACCTTTTCCCGATTCTTGGGACTGAAGATGGAAGAGGTATCTCCCGACCACAGCACCATCAGTCGATTTCGTTCGGCACTGACAGAGTTGGGTCTCATGGACAAACTATTGGCGCAGTTTAACAAACAACTTTCGCGCCATCACATTTCGGTCAGGGAAGGGGTGCTTGTCGATGCAAGCCTTGTGGAGACGCCACATAAACCCAACGGAAGCATTACGATTGAAGTCGCAGACGACAGAGAAGACAATCGGAGCGAGGAGGAAAAAGAGGCAGAGGAGGATTATCAAAAACAGGTTGTCCGTCAGCGTAAAGGGACGGATGAAGAAGCCCGTTGGGTTTACAAACAAAAGCGTTATCACTACGGATACAAAAAGCATTGTCTGACCAATGTTCAAGGCATTGTTCAAAAGGTGATAACGACAGCAGCGAACCGCAGTGACACGAAGGAGTTTATTCCGCTATTGCAGGGTGCAAACATACCTCAAGGCACAGCCGTCTTGGCGGACAAAGGATATGCTTGCGGGGAAAATCGTTCCTACCTGCAAACCCATCACCTTCAAGACGGCATCATGCACAAGGCACAACGCAACAGGGCATTGACCGAGGAAGAGAAGCAACGAAACAAAGCAATCGGTCCGATACGGAGCACCATCGAACGCACCTTTGGCAGTATTCGCCGGTGGTTTCATGGCGGACGATGTCGATACCGGGGACTTGCCAAGACCCATACTCAAAACGTTCTTGAAAGCATCGCCTTTAATTTATACAGAACCCCGGGGATAATTATGTCCTCATCCGTAGGATAA
- the porQ gene encoding type IX secretion system protein PorQ: MIRKHFGIILGFLSLVFSAGAQQEKQVFHFLNLPATAQALAAGGKAITIVDDNPGLAFENPALLGYESGGRAFLSYLYYMSGSHMGNACYASSVGERGMWGVGMRFLNYGSMQGYDQNAIATGSFSASDIAVQGFYSHELSNHFRGGVSLKALYSSIETYSSFGLGVDVGISYYDDDKGYSASALFKNVGAQLKGYNEEREPFDWDFQLGFSRSFINAPFRLHITLFNLNPHYFKRLVPRDLSKMQKFLRHFSIGAEFTPSEKFWVGLGYTPQIAQDFEVEGGNKWGGLSAGVGFTSGVVRVGVSAATYHPAALSFMCSVGIRLDDKSIF; the protein is encoded by the coding sequence ATGATTCGCAAGCATTTCGGTATCATTTTGGGATTTCTTTCTCTTGTGTTTTCGGCAGGTGCTCAACAAGAGAAGCAGGTGTTTCATTTTCTGAACCTTCCGGCTACTGCACAGGCTTTGGCTGCCGGAGGCAAAGCTATCACCATCGTAGACGACAATCCCGGACTGGCTTTTGAGAATCCGGCTCTGCTCGGATATGAATCCGGTGGCCGCGCCTTTCTTTCCTATTTATATTATATGAGTGGTTCGCATATGGGCAATGCCTGTTATGCCTCGTCCGTCGGAGAACGTGGCATGTGGGGTGTTGGCATGCGTTTCCTGAACTACGGGTCTATGCAAGGATACGATCAGAATGCGATTGCCACCGGCTCTTTTAGTGCTTCGGATATAGCTGTACAAGGATTTTACAGTCATGAACTGAGCAACCACTTCCGCGGTGGAGTCAGCCTAAAAGCATTGTATTCTTCTATCGAGACGTATAGTTCCTTTGGCCTTGGTGTGGATGTCGGTATCAGTTATTACGACGATGACAAAGGATATTCCGCTTCCGCTCTGTTCAAGAACGTAGGGGCGCAACTGAAAGGCTATAATGAAGAACGGGAACCGTTCGATTGGGATTTCCAGCTCGGCTTTTCCCGCAGTTTTATCAATGCTCCGTTTCGCTTGCACATCACGTTGTTCAATCTGAATCCGCACTATTTCAAGCGTCTTGTACCACGTGATCTGTCCAAGATGCAAAAGTTCCTCCGACACTTCTCGATAGGAGCAGAATTTACTCCTTCTGAGAAGTTTTGGGTCGGGTTGGGATATACGCCACAGATTGCACAGGATTTCGAGGTGGAAGGCGGCAACAAATGGGGAGGTCTTTCGGCCGGCGTCGGTTTCACTTCAGGTGTAGTACGTGTAGGCGTATCTGCTGCCACCTATCATCCTGCAGCTCTTTCGTTCATGTGTTCGGTAGGTATCCGTTTGGACGATAAGAGCATCTTCTAA
- the cmk gene encoding (d)CMP kinase yields MTDPIIIAIDGHSSCGKSTMAKDLARAIGYIYVDTGAMYRAVTLYSIRRGLWKDGVLDTETLRDEMSDVRITFRLNAETGLPETYLNGENVEQDIRSMEVSAKVSPIATLDFVREAMVREQQAMGKSKGIVMDGRDIGTTVFPEAEMKIFVTALPHVRAQRRLDELRAKGDATTTFDDVLANIEERDRIDSTRAVSPLRQAEDALVLDNSHMTIPQQKAWLLERFQEVTGS; encoded by the coding sequence ATGACTGATCCGATCATTATTGCCATCGATGGGCATAGCTCATGCGGGAAAAGTACCATGGCCAAGGATTTGGCTCGTGCCATCGGTTATATATATGTCGATACCGGTGCGATGTATCGTGCCGTAACGTTGTACTCCATTCGCCGGGGGCTGTGGAAGGACGGAGTTCTCGATACAGAGACTCTGCGGGACGAGATGTCCGATGTCCGGATTACTTTCCGGCTCAATGCGGAGACGGGACTGCCTGAGACTTACTTGAACGGAGAGAATGTAGAGCAGGATATTCGCAGCATGGAAGTCTCTGCCAAAGTCAGCCCGATCGCCACACTTGATTTTGTACGCGAAGCAATGGTGCGTGAGCAGCAAGCCATGGGTAAGAGCAAAGGCATAGTAATGGATGGCCGTGATATAGGTACTACGGTCTTCCCCGAAGCGGAAATGAAGATATTCGTGACGGCCCTGCCGCATGTGCGTGCACAGCGCCGCTTGGACGAATTGCGTGCCAAGGGTGATGCAACCACTACTTTCGACGACGTACTGGCCAATATAGAAGAGCGCGACAGGATCGACTCCACACGTGCCGTTTCACCTTTGAGACAGGCTGAGGATGCTTTAGTGCTGGACAATTCTCATATGACCATTCCGCAGCAGAAGGCATGGTTGCTGGAGCGTTTTCAGGAAGTGACCGGTTCATGA
- a CDS encoding 4-hydroxy-3-methylbut-2-enyl diphosphate reductase, with translation MIPIEIDSGSGFCFGVVNAIRHAEKQLEKNSDKLYCLGDIVHNTLEVERLGKKGLETIDYDAFSRLRGAKILLRAHGEPPEIYRMAGENGVTIIDATCPVVLRLQNKIKSRYEATRSLGAQVVIYGKRGHAEVNGLVGQTEGTAIVIESEEELDKIDYTRPVILFSQTTKSLEGFGQIIDSISTRMQPGVTFEHHDTICRQVANRIPHIGAFATAHELVFFVAGEKSSNGKVLFGHCLAANPRSIFISSPEVIVPDMLVPLPASIGICGATSTPRWQMEEVASHIKALL, from the coding sequence ATGATTCCAATAGAAATAGACAGCGGATCGGGATTTTGCTTCGGTGTGGTGAATGCTATTCGTCATGCCGAGAAGCAATTGGAGAAAAACTCCGATAAGCTGTACTGCCTGGGCGATATCGTACACAATACGCTGGAGGTCGAACGGTTAGGAAAGAAAGGATTGGAGACGATCGATTACGATGCTTTTTCCCGACTGCGTGGGGCAAAGATACTGTTGCGTGCCCATGGAGAACCTCCCGAAATCTATCGGATGGCAGGAGAAAACGGGGTGACGATCATAGATGCCACTTGTCCTGTTGTACTCCGCTTGCAAAACAAAATCAAATCACGATACGAAGCCACGCGCAGCCTCGGCGCACAAGTCGTCATCTATGGCAAAAGAGGGCATGCGGAAGTAAACGGTCTGGTCGGGCAGACCGAAGGAACGGCTATCGTCATAGAGAGCGAGGAGGAGCTGGACAAAATAGATTACACACGTCCTGTCATTCTCTTTTCCCAAACGACCAAGAGCCTGGAGGGATTCGGGCAGATCATCGACAGCATCAGCACACGTATGCAGCCGGGTGTAACTTTCGAGCATCACGATACCATCTGTCGCCAAGTGGCCAATCGAATCCCGCATATCGGAGCTTTCGCCACAGCACACGAACTGGTGTTCTTCGTAGCCGGAGAGAAAAGCTCCAACGGGAAGGTACTCTTCGGGCATTGTCTGGCAGCCAATCCGCGCAGTATCTTTATTTCCTCCCCGGAGGTCATCGTGCCGGATATGCTGGTTCCTCTGCCGGCCAGCATAGGCATCTGCGGAGCCACCTCTACGCCCCGATGGCAGATGGAAGAGGTGGCATCGCACATCAAGGCTCTATTGTAA
- a CDS encoding endonuclease/exonuclease/phosphatase family protein — protein MKKIMKAIIPSIGIAVVSGGFAPHPKPVSFRVMTYNVENLFDCYDDIGKDDSEFLPEGKLRWTQSRYNRKLKQVASVIKAVGGPDWPALVALVEVENDTVMNNLLSRTPLGKQSYRYVMTNSPDKRGIDVALLYRPELFSLDHKEEYRVHFRGERNRRTRNILHAQGRLAGGDTLDVFVCHFPSRRGGVRQSDAYRHDAATLLRTKCNEILSRRHNPFILIMGDLNSNPDESPLIETLRAGTVLPEAGKAGAGELYNLSGCPLSQIPPGTTLYKGKWEQLDHIIVSGNFLKPDSRVSYRTGSAKNVVLPYLVHSAPYNVARIAPNRTYQGMHYKGGYSDHLPVTAEFTIEP, from the coding sequence ATGAAAAAGATCATGAAGGCTATCATTCCCTCCATCGGTATCGCTGTCGTATCGGGAGGTTTCGCCCCTCATCCGAAGCCGGTTTCATTCCGAGTAATGACCTACAATGTCGAGAACCTGTTCGACTGTTACGACGATATCGGCAAGGACGACAGTGAGTTTCTCCCCGAGGGAAAACTGAGGTGGACGCAGAGCCGCTACAACCGCAAGCTCAAGCAGGTGGCTTCGGTGATCAAGGCTGTAGGTGGCCCCGATTGGCCGGCACTGGTGGCTCTTGTAGAGGTGGAAAATGATACGGTCATGAACAACCTGCTGAGCCGTACTCCCCTCGGCAAACAGAGCTACCGCTACGTGATGACGAACAGCCCGGACAAGCGCGGCATAGACGTAGCCCTGCTCTATCGACCGGAGCTGTTCAGTCTGGATCACAAAGAAGAGTATAGAGTACATTTTCGCGGCGAGAGGAACAGACGAACGAGGAATATCCTGCATGCACAGGGGCGATTGGCCGGCGGCGACACGCTGGATGTATTCGTCTGCCACTTCCCCTCTCGCAGAGGAGGTGTGCGCCAATCGGATGCCTATCGGCACGATGCCGCCACTCTGCTGAGAACGAAATGCAATGAGATACTAAGCCGCCGGCACAATCCCTTCATTCTGATCATGGGAGACCTGAACAGCAATCCGGATGAATCCCCTCTGATCGAGACCTTACGGGCCGGTACGGTTCTGCCCGAAGCCGGCAAAGCCGGAGCAGGGGAGTTGTACAACCTCTCGGGCTGTCCTCTCTCTCAGATACCTCCCGGGACAACTCTGTATAAGGGTAAATGGGAGCAGTTGGATCACATCATCGTGTCGGGCAATTTCCTGAAGCCGGATTCACGGGTCAGCTACCGAACCGGATCGGCCAAGAATGTAGTCCTGCCTTATTTGGTACACTCCGCTCCGTACAATGTGGCGCGTATCGCACCCAATCGCACCTATCAGGGGATGCATTATAAAGGAGGATATAGCGACCACTTGCCGGTGACGGCCGAGTTTACAATAGAGCCTTGA
- a CDS encoding T9SS type A sorting domain-containing protein codes for MKQTILGIQLPQWTRIWLSFFMIAGCTVALSGQSQSRGYATTGILEPVMLPDTVPVDYHSVWGMVCDAQLNAFDKPIAFRPPHSIHYYPTAYYGGLREFCPYAKLGDMLITEGRFHEFDAYYELMCTRITLPNRTFEGVVTEIPMPQFTYPEVTATIVCVKDDSGFEIAIKDDEGNFISSENGEVMIAGNSYPLQTRVRVEGDIVQDYQLKYPIIFYSTVAKSCHTTDSQTVVPSSDDINVYVQGTTIGIKAEKQIKSVYIYDMAGRMLFATSQTQGREFCIDLMTKGHVLVTVLFADNTQTSKNIIL; via the coding sequence ATGAAACAAACAATACTCGGCATACAGCTACCGCAATGGACAAGGATTTGGCTTTCATTTTTCATGATTGCAGGATGTACAGTAGCATTATCGGGGCAATCGCAATCGAGAGGATACGCAACGACCGGCATCTTAGAGCCTGTTATGTTGCCCGACACAGTCCCGGTCGATTATCACTCGGTCTGGGGGATGGTCTGTGATGCACAACTGAATGCCTTTGACAAGCCGATAGCCTTTAGGCCTCCGCATAGTATCCATTATTATCCTACAGCTTATTATGGGGGGTTAAGGGAGTTCTGTCCATACGCCAAGTTGGGCGATATGCTCATTACAGAAGGTCGTTTCCATGAATTCGATGCCTACTATGAACTGATGTGCACACGCATCACTCTCCCCAATCGAACTTTCGAGGGAGTGGTTACCGAGATCCCTATGCCGCAATTTACGTATCCGGAAGTGACAGCGACTATTGTTTGCGTAAAAGACGACAGCGGCTTCGAGATCGCAATCAAAGATGACGAAGGCAACTTTATCAGTAGTGAAAACGGAGAAGTAATGATAGCCGGAAACTCCTATCCCCTCCAAACGCGCGTCAGGGTAGAGGGAGACATTGTGCAGGATTATCAGCTGAAGTATCCCATTATCTTCTATAGCACGGTTGCCAAATCATGCCATACGACAGACAGCCAAACAGTTGTACCTTCGTCGGACGATATAAACGTCTACGTCCAAGGAACGACCATCGGCATCAAGGCAGAAAAACAGATCAAATCGGTCTATATTTATGATATGGCAGGACGGATGCTTTTTGCCACGAGTCAGACACAGGGCAGAGAATTTTGTATCGACTTAATGACGAAAGGCCATGTTCTCGTCACTGTTTTGTTCGCAGATAATACACAGACATCTAAGAACATCATCCTGTAA